A portion of the Corynebacterium ammoniagenes DSM 20306 genome contains these proteins:
- a CDS encoding M20/M25/M40 family metallo-hydrolase, whose amino-acid sequence MSLYDDTLELLQELIRNACVNDLTPDSGEEYRNAATLEKFFEGTDVKVQKFEPHPGRVSVSFTVEGSDPNAEPLTLLGHIDVVPVDEPKWTKPPFEALIEDGKLYGRGAIDMLFITASQAAVTREVARKAAQGQPPKGTLTFVGLADEEARGGLGAKWISENQPEAFSWRNCLSETGGSHLPVSDGSDAIGFNVGEKGAGQRRIHVHGDAGHGSTPFGKDFAVVKIAEVARRIAAAQPPAVSNETWKGFVKAFKFDAATEQSLIDGSGTDADYDNFGALSAYAHAFSHTTIAQTVLRAGGAINVLPSHAWLEMDIRPFPGQTQEDLDDFLRTALGDLADEVEIEHLITEPATHSPADGPLWDAIVATTKEFFPEAAVVPVHATGGSDLRFARRLEGANGGRAYGFAMHARERDMASANSQLHSHDEHLYLEDLELTVQAYHSLVHKFMGLS is encoded by the coding sequence ATGAGCCTTTATGATGACACTTTGGAATTGCTGCAAGAACTAATCCGCAATGCGTGCGTCAATGATCTAACGCCGGATTCGGGCGAGGAATACCGCAATGCGGCAACCCTAGAGAAGTTTTTTGAGGGCACTGACGTCAAGGTGCAGAAATTTGAGCCACACCCGGGCAGGGTCTCGGTGTCATTTACCGTGGAGGGCTCCGATCCGAACGCTGAGCCGTTAACGCTTTTAGGCCATATCGATGTCGTCCCGGTGGATGAGCCCAAATGGACCAAACCGCCTTTTGAGGCGCTGATTGAAGATGGCAAGTTATATGGCCGCGGTGCCATCGATATGTTGTTTATTACCGCCAGCCAGGCAGCGGTAACCCGGGAGGTAGCACGCAAGGCAGCACAAGGTCAGCCCCCGAAAGGCACGCTGACCTTCGTGGGTTTGGCTGATGAGGAAGCCCGCGGTGGACTCGGCGCGAAGTGGATTTCCGAAAACCAGCCAGAAGCATTTTCCTGGCGCAACTGCCTCTCAGAAACCGGTGGTTCGCACCTGCCTGTCAGCGATGGCAGTGATGCGATTGGTTTTAACGTTGGCGAGAAAGGTGCCGGTCAGCGCCGCATTCACGTGCACGGCGATGCCGGTCATGGCTCCACGCCTTTTGGCAAAGACTTCGCCGTGGTCAAAATAGCCGAGGTGGCACGCCGCATCGCCGCCGCGCAGCCACCGGCGGTATCAAATGAGACGTGGAAGGGTTTCGTCAAGGCATTCAAGTTTGATGCCGCCACGGAGCAGTCGCTTATCGATGGCTCCGGCACCGACGCCGACTATGACAACTTCGGCGCGCTGTCTGCCTATGCCCATGCATTTTCACACACCACCATCGCGCAAACGGTTCTGCGCGCGGGCGGTGCGATCAACGTCTTGCCTTCGCATGCGTGGCTGGAAATGGATATTCGCCCCTTCCCGGGTCAAACCCAAGAAGATTTGGATGACTTCCTCCGCACGGCCCTGGGTGATTTAGCCGATGAGGTAGAAATTGAGCACCTGATTACCGAACCGGCCACGCACTCGCCTGCCGATGGCCCACTGTGGGATGCGATTGTTGCCACCACCAAGGAATTCTTCCCCGAGGCCGCGGTAGTGCCTGTGCATGCAACCGGTGGTTCGGACTTACGCTTTGCGCGCCGATTGGAAGGTGCCAATGGAGGACGTGCTTATGGCTTTGCGATGCACGCACGTGAGCGCGACATGGCCAGCGCCAATTCGCAGCTACACAGCCATGATGAACACCTGTATCTAGAAGACTTGGAGCTTACGGTGCAGGCTTATCATTCGTTGGTGCATAAGTTTATGGGTCTTTCCTAA
- the bioB gene encoding biotin synthase BioB → MTIIDVARDKALGLGHGLNKDELTQVLTCDDTQLEQLADIAHQTRLKWCGPAVEVEGIISIKTGGCPEDCHFCSQSGLFQSPVRAARLDIAELVEAAKKTQKSGATEFCIVAAVKSPDQGLLDQVAVAIQAIEREVDIDISCSLGTLTPDQAQQLREMGVKRYNHNLETARSFFPQVVTTHTWEERKETLDLVRSVGMEVCSGGIIGMGESVEQRAEFAVQLAEISPCEVPMNFLDPRPGTPFAQRPLVPMGEALRAVVAFRLAMPSTTLRFAGGRELSLGDDGTEKGLLSGINAIIAGNYLTTLGQQIEKDIDMLGRIDLPIKAL, encoded by the coding sequence ATGACTATTATTGACGTCGCACGCGACAAGGCGCTTGGCCTCGGCCACGGATTGAACAAAGATGAGCTCACCCAGGTCTTAACCTGTGATGACACCCAGTTAGAGCAGCTGGCAGATATCGCGCACCAGACACGGTTGAAGTGGTGCGGGCCGGCAGTGGAGGTGGAAGGGATCATCTCCATCAAAACAGGTGGCTGCCCGGAGGATTGTCATTTCTGTTCGCAGTCAGGGTTGTTCCAGTCGCCAGTGCGCGCGGCACGGTTGGATATTGCGGAGCTGGTGGAAGCAGCGAAGAAGACGCAGAAATCAGGGGCGACGGAATTTTGCATCGTGGCGGCGGTAAAGTCGCCGGACCAAGGGTTGTTGGATCAGGTTGCGGTGGCAATCCAGGCCATTGAGCGCGAGGTCGATATTGATATCTCCTGTTCTTTGGGCACGTTGACCCCGGATCAGGCACAGCAGCTGCGGGAGATGGGGGTTAAGCGCTATAACCACAATCTGGAAACCGCACGCAGCTTTTTCCCGCAGGTGGTAACCACCCACACGTGGGAAGAACGCAAGGAAACCTTGGATCTGGTGCGTTCCGTGGGCATGGAAGTGTGCTCCGGTGGAATTATTGGCATGGGCGAATCCGTGGAACAGCGCGCGGAATTTGCAGTCCAGTTGGCGGAGATTTCCCCCTGTGAGGTGCCGATGAACTTCCTCGATCCCCGCCCGGGCACGCCTTTTGCGCAGCGTCCGCTGGTGCCGATGGGGGAGGCATTGCGTGCGGTGGTCGCATTTCGCTTGGCGATGCCGTCGACCACCTTGCGCTTTGCCGGCGGTCGCGAGCTCTCCTTGGGTGATGACGGAACGGAAAAGGGCCTGTTGTCTGGCATTAACGCGATCATTGCGGGTAATTACCTGACCACCTTGGGCCAGCAGATTGAAAAAGACATTGACATGTTAGGACGTATCGACCTGCCGATTAAGGCGTTGTAA
- a CDS encoding Sir2 family NAD-dependent protein deacetylase codes for MAFHDAEVELAHRSALRSIARVVEDTAVPTARELALAGIAKQLRRGPAVVLTGAGVSTDSGIPDYRGPQGSLSRHRPMTYQEFRYDPVASHRYWARSFVGWRVMNQAQPNRTHHALVELERAGLINGVITQNVDGLHKLAGTHTLVALHGDMETVMCLECGNIEDRNEFDVRLNDLNPGYVESLLVSADMVNPDGDVTLDDSAVERFHMAGCTRCGSKLLKPDVVYFGESVPHKRKADAYSLLDAASSLLVAGSSLAVMSGMRFVLEARKQDKPVAIINGGPGRADTRADILWRTQVGTAFDALLDELDLS; via the coding sequence ATGGCTTTTCATGACGCAGAGGTAGAACTTGCTCACCGCTCCGCGCTGCGCTCCATCGCCCGAGTGGTCGAAGATACCGCTGTGCCGACCGCGCGGGAGCTGGCGCTGGCTGGCATCGCAAAGCAACTGCGTCGCGGCCCCGCCGTGGTGCTCACTGGCGCCGGGGTCTCCACCGATTCCGGCATTCCTGACTACCGCGGTCCGCAGGGCTCACTGTCTCGGCACCGGCCCATGACCTATCAGGAATTTCGCTACGATCCGGTCGCCTCGCATCGTTATTGGGCGCGAAGTTTCGTTGGCTGGCGCGTGATGAACCAGGCGCAACCCAACCGCACCCACCATGCCTTGGTGGAATTAGAGCGCGCCGGGTTGATCAATGGCGTGATTACACAAAACGTTGATGGCCTGCACAAACTCGCCGGCACGCACACCCTGGTTGCCCTGCACGGGGATATGGAAACCGTGATGTGCTTGGAGTGCGGCAATATTGAAGACCGCAACGAGTTTGATGTCCGTTTAAATGATCTCAACCCAGGCTATGTGGAATCTTTGCTGGTCAGTGCCGATATGGTCAACCCTGACGGTGATGTGACCTTGGATGATTCTGCGGTCGAACGCTTTCACATGGCAGGCTGCACGCGCTGTGGCTCGAAGCTGTTAAAACCTGATGTGGTCTACTTCGGGGAATCCGTGCCGCACAAGCGCAAGGCGGACGCCTATTCGCTTCTCGATGCCGCCTCGTCCCTCCTCGTTGCCGGCTCCTCCCTAGCGGTGATGAGTGGCATGCGCTTTGTGCTCGAAGCCCGCAAACAAGACAAGCCCGTGGCGATTATCAATGGCGGTCCGGGACGCGCGGATACGCGTGCTGATATCTTATGGCGAACCCAAGTGGGCACGGCTTTTGATGCGCTTTTGGATGAGCTCGATCTGTCCTGA
- a CDS encoding esterase/lipase family protein, producing the protein MPAQDSLAELRAVISDHLKNFLTPQDDNKDSEDDSKGLPGALAPIENAISELREWRNSPRRVGITQTAPAVSLRNEVASEIAARLHSNPSQAASFDTTGEDEETEDTNTRVGVATTNDGMEQAGSGSTVKSLPLGARLKPRGIFEDDWTATVTDKRPWPVILLHGTCDSKGIWQLFAADLREDGWAVFAPDYGTRATGLIPESAAQVGAYIQAVMHATDTEQVIIAGHSQGGLVARYWMRVLGGAKYVKHLMCIGTPNHGTTQGGILSPLVTNRRADNVMSSIIDAYFGAAGPQQIVGSDILDEVNRDGDLDEGVTYTNIVTRSDAVVVPPESCFLAPHKVKDGTVRNIYVQDFDRRAVVLHHDLPVDKRVRVIARTILRQIGPLTGTVRRDD; encoded by the coding sequence TTGCCCGCTCAAGATTCATTAGCCGAACTTCGCGCTGTTATCTCTGACCACTTAAAAAACTTCCTCACGCCCCAAGACGACAACAAAGACTCTGAGGATGACTCCAAGGGGCTGCCGGGAGCCTTAGCTCCGATTGAAAATGCGATATCGGAGCTGCGGGAGTGGCGCAATAGCCCACGCCGGGTCGGTATTACGCAGACGGCGCCGGCGGTGTCGCTGCGTAATGAAGTGGCATCAGAAATTGCGGCGCGCTTGCACTCTAATCCTTCGCAGGCAGCGAGTTTTGATACCACCGGCGAGGATGAAGAAACAGAAGATACGAATACGCGCGTGGGCGTGGCCACCACCAATGACGGTATGGAACAGGCCGGTTCCGGTAGCACGGTGAAGTCCTTGCCTTTGGGCGCGCGTTTAAAACCTCGCGGCATTTTTGAAGATGACTGGACTGCGACGGTAACGGATAAGCGCCCGTGGCCGGTGATTCTGTTGCACGGCACCTGTGATTCCAAAGGCATCTGGCAGCTTTTTGCCGCGGATCTGCGCGAAGACGGCTGGGCGGTATTCGCCCCGGATTATGGCACGCGCGCCACGGGGCTGATTCCGGAATCGGCGGCTCAAGTCGGTGCTTATATCCAGGCTGTCATGCATGCCACGGACACGGAGCAGGTCATTATTGCGGGTCATTCTCAGGGTGGGTTGGTCGCACGGTATTGGATGAGGGTCTTGGGTGGTGCGAAATACGTCAAGCATTTGATGTGCATCGGCACGCCGAATCATGGCACCACCCAGGGCGGTATTCTCTCCCCGCTGGTGACTAATCGCCGGGCAGATAATGTCATGTCTTCTATTATTGATGCCTACTTTGGCGCCGCCGGCCCGCAGCAAATTGTGGGCAGCGATATCCTCGATGAGGTCAATCGCGATGGGGACTTGGATGAGGGCGTGACTTATACCAATATCGTCACCCGGTCCGATGCCGTCGTGGTGCCACCGGAATCGTGTTTCCTTGCGCCCCACAAGGTCAAAGATGGCACCGTGCGCAATATCTACGTCCAAGACTTTGACCGCCGCGCGGTGGTTCTCCACCACGATTTACCGGTGGATAAGCGCGTGCGCGTTATTGCGCGCACCATCTTGCGCCAAATTGGCCCGCTCACGGGTACTGTCCGCCGCGACGACTAA
- a CDS encoding tellurite resistance/C4-dicarboxylate transporter family protein, whose amino-acid sequence MSEHVQAGIAKEADAGIKSVLSSALERLSPGYFALVMATGIVSVGLYLVGFMRLSTVLLWITAAAYVVLWGLYIWRAVRHRQAMRRDLRGPEMAFAYFTVVAGTGVLAVRLLHSGYAGLAIPLVLFAAVLWFIFGYVLPWQVFMTRDGKPILSRTNGSWFIWAVASQSVALGLANAQPFLPGDGRWVGILTVLSWSVGVALYAGIAILVLLRVIHYGITAREFEPPYWVAMGALAIAVVAGTNIVNMESTPMVEATRTLIEGTIVVFWSFCLWLIPMLVGAGVWRHFIRKIPLAYTPTLWSMVFPIGMFSVASVTLGRVDSLPTVEALGEVAVWIAVAVWAIVFIAMLRHFVLLFIRTGREHAWRRDLQQVDTH is encoded by the coding sequence ATGAGTGAGCACGTGCAGGCAGGTATCGCGAAGGAAGCAGATGCTGGGATCAAGTCGGTGTTATCCAGTGCGCTAGAGCGGCTCTCCCCCGGATATTTCGCACTGGTGATGGCCACCGGCATTGTTTCCGTCGGCCTGTACCTAGTGGGATTTATGCGCCTATCCACGGTACTGCTCTGGATCACAGCGGCAGCGTACGTGGTGTTGTGGGGGTTGTATATTTGGCGGGCGGTGAGGCATCGACAAGCAATGCGTCGTGACCTCCGTGGTCCGGAGATGGCCTTTGCGTACTTTACCGTTGTCGCGGGCACTGGGGTTTTAGCCGTGAGGCTCTTGCACTCTGGGTATGCGGGCCTGGCTATTCCGCTGGTCCTTTTCGCGGCCGTGCTGTGGTTTATTTTCGGATACGTGCTGCCCTGGCAGGTATTTATGACCCGCGATGGCAAACCTATCTTGTCGCGCACCAATGGCTCGTGGTTCATCTGGGCTGTTGCCAGCCAGTCCGTTGCCCTCGGGTTGGCAAATGCGCAGCCTTTCCTGCCTGGCGATGGCAGGTGGGTCGGGATTTTAACCGTGCTGTCCTGGTCGGTGGGCGTGGCACTGTATGCCGGCATTGCCATCTTGGTACTGCTGCGCGTTATCCACTACGGCATCACCGCACGCGAATTTGAACCACCGTATTGGGTGGCCATGGGCGCGCTGGCTATTGCGGTGGTGGCGGGAACCAATATCGTCAATATGGAATCCACACCCATGGTGGAGGCGACTCGAACGCTGATTGAAGGCACCATCGTTGTGTTCTGGAGCTTTTGTCTGTGGCTGATTCCCATGCTGGTGGGTGCCGGCGTGTGGCGGCATTTCATTCGCAAGATCCCGCTGGCTTATACCCCGACATTGTGGTCGATGGTCTTTCCCATCGGTATGTTCTCTGTCGCATCGGTTACCTTGGGTCGGGTTGATAGTCTTCCTACCGTCGAAGCCCTCGGTGAGGTGGCGGTATGGATCGCGGTTGCGGTGTGGGCGATCGTGTTTATCGCGATGCTTCGCCACTTCGTGCTGCTCTTTATTCGCACCGGCCGCGAACACGCCTGGAGGCGGGATCTGCAGCAGGTAGATACCCACTAG
- a CDS encoding SLC13 family permease yields MKMPNDITTATSPGTRTIRTNVKEVLLSGGTYRSLEQQQLSPVEEKFETIRRISGFILAPLGFLFMMFVPSGMEPTQQKVAAVLVAVILLWLCESLPIPITALLGVGLMVLIGTAPASDVLAPFGSTTIFTFIGAFILAQAMLKHGVAQRLAYFVLGLPGIGNSTVRIILAFGGITCVLSAFVSNTATVAMLLPTALGILTVIAKLMQDKGIVKEDFDPLRLRVGAALMLMLAYGASIGGLLTPVGAPPNLIGRGLIEEATGVRISFGQWVMTALPICLCMLLALAVILFLVNKPETRRIEGVAEYVAEHKKQQGKMSRAEINTIIAFSITVFLWIFPAILGMFVGTDSAIYEAVDERLNEGIVAVLGAVLLFILPVEPRKLQYTLDWSDAAKIDWGTIILFGCGMIFGAMLGDSGLAESIGSGLNNMLGVSSALVITAMAVLLAILISETTSNTAAAAVTVPIVVPLAMAAGVDPVIPAMAATFGASFGFMLPISTPQNAIVYGSGCVSIARMIRTGISFDIIGGALIIFFLPTVATLVGIG; encoded by the coding sequence ATGAAAATGCCCAACGATATCACCACCGCTACCAGCCCGGGTACGCGGACGATTCGAACCAATGTGAAAGAAGTTTTACTCAGCGGAGGAACCTACCGCAGCTTAGAGCAGCAACAGCTTTCTCCGGTGGAAGAAAAGTTTGAAACTATTCGGCGCATCTCCGGTTTCATCCTTGCCCCACTGGGTTTCTTGTTCATGATGTTTGTCCCCAGCGGGATGGAGCCCACTCAACAAAAAGTAGCTGCCGTCTTAGTAGCCGTGATTTTGCTGTGGCTGTGTGAATCGCTACCGATTCCGATTACGGCGTTATTGGGCGTAGGACTCATGGTGCTCATCGGCACTGCGCCTGCATCGGATGTCTTGGCACCATTTGGCTCAACGACGATCTTCACGTTCATTGGTGCGTTCATTTTGGCCCAGGCCATGCTGAAACATGGTGTTGCCCAGCGCTTAGCGTACTTTGTGCTGGGGCTTCCGGGTATCGGAAATTCCACGGTGCGGATCATTTTGGCTTTTGGCGGAATCACCTGCGTGCTGTCGGCATTCGTGTCTAATACCGCCACGGTGGCGATGCTTTTGCCCACGGCGTTAGGCATTCTCACCGTGATTGCGAAACTCATGCAGGACAAAGGCATTGTGAAAGAGGATTTTGATCCACTGCGCTTGCGCGTGGGCGCCGCATTGATGTTGATGTTGGCGTATGGCGCATCCATCGGCGGCCTGCTCACTCCCGTGGGAGCACCACCGAACCTCATTGGGCGTGGCCTTATTGAAGAAGCGACCGGTGTGCGCATTTCCTTTGGACAATGGGTCATGACTGCCCTGCCCATCTGCCTGTGCATGCTGCTGGCTTTGGCCGTCATCCTCTTTTTAGTCAACAAGCCTGAAACCCGCCGCATCGAAGGCGTTGCGGAGTACGTTGCTGAGCATAAAAAGCAACAGGGAAAAATGTCGCGGGCGGAGATCAACACAATCATCGCTTTTTCCATCACCGTATTTTTGTGGATCTTCCCAGCCATCCTAGGCATGTTCGTGGGCACCGATTCCGCAATTTATGAGGCTGTCGATGAACGCCTGAACGAAGGCATCGTCGCAGTCCTCGGCGCGGTACTGCTGTTCATTCTTCCAGTTGAGCCGAGGAAGTTGCAGTACACGCTTGATTGGTCTGACGCGGCAAAAATTGACTGGGGAACCATCATCCTCTTCGGCTGCGGCATGATCTTTGGCGCGATGCTCGGTGACTCTGGCCTGGCAGAATCCATTGGTTCTGGCTTAAACAACATGCTCGGCGTCTCCAGCGCGTTGGTAATTACTGCAATGGCGGTATTGCTGGCCATTCTCATTTCTGAGACCACCAGTAATACTGCGGCCGCAGCCGTTACCGTGCCTATCGTGGTTCCGCTGGCCATGGCGGCGGGAGTCGACCCGGTCATCCCGGCCATGGCCGCAACATTCGGTGCATCCTTTGGCTTCATGCTGCCTATTTCCACCCCGCAAAATGCGATTGTCTACGGCTCAGGTTGTGTGTCCATCGCACGCATGATTCGTACCGGAATCAGCTTCGACATCATCGGTGGCGCGCTCATCATCTTCTTCCTGCCAACCGTTGCCACGCTGGTAGGAATTGGCTAG
- a CDS encoding LysR family transcriptional regulator, whose translation MDIRQLTYFLGIIDYGGFGRAAEALHVAQPSLSQSIRTLEKRLGVELFHRTGRKAELTSAGERLVMPARQILRDLDAAQRAVSSVKELDSGTVDIVAMPSPGVEPLTGLIKAFHSRYPGMMLNVDAAFTAAETVEAVRTGTAEIGLLGSSGQPQTADLDVVQLEAQPLVLISPPGTEASADTIDRQALDGLRFVISQRGSLMRQLIDSALVHDPATSVVAEVAHRTSLLPLVCANVGHTVMPEAWREIAESSGCVVRRILPEVHLDIFVVSRRGELSPGAQALMALIHGRAWNSEF comes from the coding sequence ATGGATATCCGACAGCTAACTTATTTTCTCGGAATTATTGACTATGGGGGATTTGGCCGGGCAGCAGAAGCCTTGCACGTGGCTCAGCCGTCGTTATCGCAATCAATTCGCACTTTAGAAAAGCGCCTTGGCGTGGAGCTTTTTCACCGCACCGGCCGCAAGGCAGAACTAACCAGCGCGGGGGAGCGTTTAGTCATGCCAGCGCGCCAAATACTGCGCGATCTCGATGCCGCCCAGCGAGCTGTCTCCTCCGTGAAAGAACTTGATTCCGGCACGGTCGACATAGTGGCAATGCCTAGTCCAGGCGTTGAGCCTCTGACCGGATTAATCAAAGCATTTCACTCACGGTATCCCGGAATGATGCTTAATGTTGACGCTGCTTTTACCGCGGCTGAGACCGTGGAAGCCGTTCGCACGGGCACTGCCGAAATCGGACTCCTTGGCTCTTCGGGGCAACCGCAAACTGCTGATTTAGATGTGGTTCAGCTAGAAGCCCAGCCCTTGGTGTTGATTTCTCCACCCGGAACTGAAGCGTCGGCGGATACCATCGACAGGCAAGCTCTCGATGGCCTGCGCTTTGTAATTTCCCAGCGCGGCTCCCTAATGCGGCAATTGATTGACAGCGCACTCGTGCATGACCCTGCCACCAGTGTCGTTGCCGAAGTTGCCCACCGCACCTCGCTGTTGCCCTTGGTGTGCGCAAACGTGGGGCACACCGTAATGCCCGAAGCCTGGCGAGAAATTGCCGAAAGCAGCGGGTGCGTGGTGCGCCGAATACTTCCCGAGGTTCACTTAGACATTTTCGTTGTCAGCCGTCGCGGAGAGTTGAGTCCTGGGGCGCAAGCTTTGATGGCCTTGATTCATGGACGTGCATGGAATTCTGAATTCTAA
- a CDS encoding tartrate dehydrogenase has translation MTSQTFEIASIPADGVGHEVVEAGRNVLGALAKNSAGAFSFDWKDFDWGSDYYARTGRMMPEDGLDQLKDLDAIFFGAVGWPTVPDHVSLWGLRIAICQGFDQWANIRPVNFLPNVASPIVDAHDRNLDWIVVRENSEGEYSGFGGRNFSGRAGLGEVATQAAVFTEVGCERIFRYSFELARTRPRKKVSKVTKSNAQQYGMVLWDDVFDRVAQEYPDVETESVLVDAMAAKFVLNPEDLDVVVASNLHADILSDLGSAMAGSLGLAASANLNPERRFPSMFEPVHGSAPDIAGQGIANPIGQIGSAALMLDHFGLDVEAKRVRTAIEKTCAAGIRSREVGGNASTSDITSAIIDNLS, from the coding sequence ATGACTTCGCAAACTTTTGAAATTGCCTCGATTCCAGCCGATGGAGTGGGCCACGAAGTGGTCGAAGCAGGACGTAACGTGCTTGGTGCTTTGGCCAAAAACTCCGCCGGGGCATTTTCTTTCGATTGGAAAGACTTCGACTGGGGCAGCGACTACTATGCGCGTACTGGCCGCATGATGCCTGAAGATGGCCTCGACCAGCTCAAAGACCTCGATGCCATCTTCTTTGGTGCCGTGGGCTGGCCAACGGTGCCGGACCACGTCAGCCTGTGGGGTTTGCGCATCGCTATTTGCCAGGGCTTTGACCAGTGGGCAAATATCCGCCCGGTGAACTTCTTGCCCAATGTGGCATCACCCATCGTTGATGCGCATGACCGCAACCTGGACTGGATCGTGGTGCGTGAAAACTCCGAAGGCGAGTACTCCGGTTTCGGTGGCAGGAACTTCTCTGGCCGCGCTGGTTTAGGTGAAGTAGCAACCCAAGCAGCTGTATTTACAGAGGTTGGTTGTGAACGCATCTTTCGCTACTCCTTTGAGCTAGCGCGCACCCGACCACGCAAAAAGGTCTCTAAAGTAACCAAATCGAATGCGCAACAGTATGGCATGGTCCTGTGGGATGACGTATTCGACCGCGTCGCCCAGGAGTATCCAGACGTGGAGACCGAGTCTGTTCTGGTAGACGCCATGGCCGCCAAGTTCGTCCTCAACCCAGAAGACTTAGACGTGGTGGTTGCTTCCAACCTGCATGCTGACATCTTGTCAGACTTGGGCTCCGCCATGGCCGGCTCACTGGGGCTGGCCGCAAGTGCGAACTTGAATCCCGAGCGCCGATTCCCCTCGATGTTTGAGCCAGTACATGGCTCCGCTCCCGATATCGCCGGTCAAGGAATCGCCAATCCCATCGGCCAGATTGGCTCCGCTGCGTTGATGCTGGATCACTTCGGTCTTGACGTCGAGGCGAAACGGGTCCGCACCGCGATTGAAAAGACCTGTGCCGCCGGTATTCGCAGTCGTGAAGTCGGCGGCAACGCATCGACCAGCGATATAACCTCGGCCATCATCGACAATTTGTCCTAA
- a CDS encoding glycerate kinase, which translates to MSTVLICCDKFKGSATSAEVSEALATGLTRAGHDVAVSPLADGGDGTLEAFDSLGYRRIPTHARGSDGRVIATEYGMKDSTAVIEIARVCGLDQASPDGQTPASDAARQASSCGVGDLIIDAVDQGASRIIIGLGGSATTDAGFGLAQALGVEFFDAKSSPVSHVRDMGSVARASLVRIDPRLASVEFVIASDVRNPLTGSTGAAAVYGPQKGLNSADVQEIHQAIGHFAQVVEETTGLPGIAQRPGAGAAGGLGFMAAALLSATMCSGVDLILDETGGEKLLEQADLVITGEGRIDAQTLSGKAPAGIAERARSRGIPVVAVCGQNQLEGASASSLFEAIYSLAEYESDVHECIRNPLPILENIGRDIAEHHFA; encoded by the coding sequence ATGTCTACCGTCTTAATCTGCTGCGATAAGTTCAAGGGTTCCGCTACCTCCGCTGAGGTTTCCGAAGCATTGGCTACAGGGCTGACGCGGGCCGGGCACGATGTCGCCGTTAGCCCGCTTGCCGATGGCGGCGATGGCACCCTTGAAGCGTTTGATTCCTTGGGATACCGCAGGATACCGACTCACGCACGCGGCTCTGATGGCCGCGTCATAGCCACGGAATATGGCATGAAGGATTCCACCGCGGTTATTGAAATCGCTCGGGTCTGCGGTTTGGATCAAGCCTCGCCTGACGGCCAAACGCCTGCCTCAGACGCCGCCCGCCAGGCCAGTTCCTGCGGAGTAGGGGATCTGATTATTGATGCTGTGGATCAGGGTGCATCCCGGATCATTATCGGCCTGGGCGGAAGTGCGACCACGGATGCCGGCTTTGGCCTGGCTCAAGCACTCGGTGTGGAATTTTTTGATGCTAAGAGCTCCCCGGTATCCCATGTCCGCGATATGGGATCCGTTGCTAGGGCGTCGCTGGTTCGTATCGATCCTCGACTAGCTTCGGTGGAGTTTGTCATTGCCTCTGATGTTCGCAATCCCTTAACAGGATCTACCGGGGCAGCGGCTGTATATGGTCCGCAAAAAGGATTAAATAGTGCCGACGTCCAAGAAATTCATCAAGCTATTGGTCACTTCGCGCAGGTTGTTGAAGAGACAACCGGACTTCCCGGAATAGCTCAGAGACCAGGTGCCGGTGCTGCCGGCGGGCTTGGTTTCATGGCTGCGGCGTTGCTATCAGCCACGATGTGTTCAGGTGTGGACTTGATCCTGGATGAAACCGGAGGTGAAAAGCTGCTTGAACAAGCAGATCTAGTGATCACCGGTGAAGGCAGAATTGATGCGCAGACCCTCAGCGGGAAGGCTCCAGCGGGAATCGCTGAGCGGGCTCGCAGCCGAGGTATCCCCGTCGTCGCTGTCTGTGGGCAAAACCAACTAGAGGGTGCATCGGCAAGCAGCTTATTCGAAGCCATCTATAGCCTGGCCGAATATGAAAGCGATGTGCACGAGTGCATTCGCAATCCGCTTCCTATTTTGGAAAACATCGGCCGAGACATTGCAGAGCACCACTTTGCATAG